One part of the Leclercia sp. LSNIH1 genome encodes these proteins:
- the rsmD gene encoding 16S rRNA (guanine(966)-N(2))-methyltransferase has protein sequence MKKPNRAAAGQIRIIGGQWRGRKLPVPDSPGLRPTTDRVRETLFNWLAPSMVDARCLDCFAGSGALGLEALSRYAASATLLEMDRSVAQQLQQNLVTLKAAHARVVNTNTLAFLAQAGTPHDVVFVDPPFRKGLLEETLSLLENNGWLADDALIYVESEVENGLPPVPAHWDLHREKVAGQVAYRLYHRQSQGETDAGTD, from the coding sequence ATGAAGAAACCCAACCGTGCTGCCGCGGGCCAAATTCGCATTATCGGTGGTCAGTGGCGTGGCCGTAAACTTCCCGTCCCGGACAGCCCCGGCCTGCGCCCGACCACCGACCGCGTCCGTGAGACGCTGTTTAACTGGCTGGCACCTTCAATGGTAGATGCCCGTTGCCTGGACTGCTTCGCCGGAAGCGGCGCGCTCGGCCTTGAAGCCCTTTCACGCTACGCCGCCAGCGCCACGCTGCTGGAGATGGATCGCAGCGTCGCCCAGCAGTTGCAGCAAAACCTGGTGACGCTGAAAGCGGCGCACGCCCGCGTCGTTAACACCAACACCCTCGCGTTTCTGGCCCAGGCGGGCACCCCGCACGATGTAGTATTTGTCGATCCGCCGTTTCGCAAAGGGCTGCTGGAAGAGACGCTGTCGCTGCTGGAAAACAACGGCTGGCTGGCGGATGATGCGCTAATCTACGTCGAGAGCGAGGTAGAAAACGGTTTACCGCCGGTGCCCGCCCACTGGGATCTGCACCGGGAGAAAGTAGCCGGACAGGTCGCCTATCGTCTTTATCACCGTCAATCACAAGGAGAGACTGATGCCGGTACTGATTAA
- the ftsX gene encoding permease-like cell division protein FtsX has protein sequence MNKRDAMNQMRQFGSKLDRFRKSAGGPGEGNRNAPKRSKSAPRPNSRKTNVFNEQVRYAFQGALQDLKSKPFATFLTVMVIAISLTLPSVCYMVYKNVNQAASQYYPSPQITVYLDKSLDDNAAAQVVGQLQAEQGVEKVNYLSREDALGEFRNWSGFGGALDMLEENPLPAVAVVIPKLDFQGTESLNTLRDRVSRIHGIDEVRMDDSWFARLTALTGLVGRVAAMIGVLMVAAVFLVIGNSVRLSIFARRDTINVQKLIGATDGFILRPFLYGGALLGFAGAFLSLILSEILVMRLSAAVTEVAQVFGTKFNISGLSFDECLLLLLVCSMIGWIAAWLATVQHLRHFTPD, from the coding sequence GTGAATAAGCGTGACGCAATGAACCAGATGCGGCAGTTTGGCAGCAAACTTGACCGTTTTCGTAAATCGGCAGGCGGCCCGGGAGAGGGCAACCGCAATGCGCCGAAGCGCAGCAAATCCGCGCCAAGACCCAACTCGCGCAAAACCAACGTGTTTAACGAGCAGGTGCGTTACGCCTTCCAGGGCGCACTGCAGGATCTGAAAAGCAAACCGTTCGCCACCTTCCTGACGGTCATGGTGATCGCCATCTCCCTGACCCTGCCCAGCGTCTGCTACATGGTCTATAAAAACGTTAATCAGGCGGCGTCGCAGTACTATCCTTCTCCGCAGATCACCGTTTATCTCGATAAATCCCTCGACGATAACGCCGCTGCCCAGGTTGTGGGTCAGCTACAGGCCGAGCAGGGGGTTGAGAAGGTGAACTACCTGTCGCGGGAAGACGCGCTGGGCGAGTTCCGTAACTGGTCCGGGTTTGGCGGCGCGCTGGATATGCTGGAAGAGAACCCTCTGCCTGCGGTGGCGGTGGTGATCCCAAAACTCGATTTCCAGGGCACCGAGTCGCTAAACACCCTGCGCGATCGCGTCTCCCGTATTCACGGCATTGATGAGGTGCGGATGGACGACAGCTGGTTCGCCCGTCTGACGGCGCTGACGGGCCTTGTGGGGCGCGTTGCGGCGATGATCGGCGTGCTGATGGTAGCGGCGGTGTTCCTCGTTATCGGCAACAGCGTGCGCCTGAGCATCTTTGCCCGTCGCGACACCATTAACGTACAGAAGCTGATCGGCGCCACCGATGGCTTCATCCTGCGTCCGTTCCTGTATGGCGGCGCACTGCTCGGTTTTGCCGGTGCATTTCTTTCACTGATTTTGTCAGAAATTTTGGTGATGCGACTTTCCGCCGCGGTAACCGAAGTGGCGCAGGTTTTTGGAACTAAGTTTAATATCAGCGGTTTATCCTTTGACGAGTGCCTCTTATTGCTGCTGGTTTGCTCGATGATCGGCTGGATAGCGGCCTGGTTAGCAACCGTGCAACATTTACGTCACTTTACCCCTGACTAA
- the ftsY gene encoding signal recognition particle-docking protein FtsY, whose amino-acid sequence MAKEKKRGFFSWLGFGQKEQETEQQNEEQQSAEQPQPETPVETVADVEAEARTHSPQETEAFAEEVVEVTEQVQEREKPQPVEPEPVAVEPEPVAVEEIVEPVAEAVPPQAVEHEELPLPEEIAEESKEAIPEEYLPETEEETISDEELEAQALAAEAAEEAVMVVPVADENEPVEEIVQEQEKPTKEGFFARLKRSLIKTKENLGSGFISLFRGKKIDDDLFEELEEQLLIADVGVETTRKIISSLTESASRKQLRDAEALYGLLKEEMGEILAKVDEPLNIEGKMPFVILMVGVNGVGKTTTIGKLARQFEQQGKSVMLAAGDTFRAAAVEQLQVWGQRNNIPVIAQHTGADSASVIFDAIQAAKARNVDVLIADTAGRLQNKSHLMEELKKIVRVMKKLDEDAPHEIMLTIDASTGQNAISQAKLFHEAVGLTGITLTKLDGTAKGGVIFSVADQFGIPIRYIGVGERIEDLRPFKSGDFIEALFARED is encoded by the coding sequence ATGGCAAAAGAGAAAAAACGTGGCTTCTTTTCCTGGCTGGGATTTGGTCAAAAAGAGCAGGAAACCGAGCAGCAGAACGAAGAACAACAGAGCGCAGAACAGCCGCAGCCTGAAACCCCTGTTGAAACCGTCGCTGACGTAGAAGCAGAAGCGCGCACCCACAGCCCGCAAGAGACTGAAGCCTTTGCTGAAGAGGTGGTTGAGGTCACAGAGCAGGTTCAGGAGCGTGAAAAACCGCAGCCGGTTGAACCGGAGCCTGTCGCCGTTGAGCCAGAACCTGTCGCGGTCGAGGAGATTGTCGAGCCGGTCGCGGAGGCGGTCCCGCCGCAGGCTGTCGAGCATGAAGAATTACCGCTGCCGGAAGAGATCGCTGAAGAGAGTAAAGAGGCGATCCCGGAAGAGTATTTGCCAGAAACCGAAGAAGAGACGATCAGCGACGAAGAGCTTGAAGCGCAGGCGCTGGCGGCTGAGGCGGCAGAAGAGGCGGTGATGGTTGTCCCGGTCGCCGACGAGAACGAGCCGGTTGAAGAGATTGTTCAGGAGCAGGAAAAGCCGACCAAAGAAGGTTTCTTTGCGCGCCTGAAACGCAGCCTGATCAAAACCAAAGAGAACCTCGGTTCCGGATTTATCAGTCTGTTCCGCGGCAAGAAAATCGATGATGATCTCTTTGAAGAGCTGGAAGAACAGCTCCTGATTGCCGATGTTGGCGTGGAAACCACCCGCAAAATCATCAGCAGCCTGACGGAGAGCGCCAGCCGTAAACAGCTGCGCGATGCCGAAGCGCTCTACGGCCTGCTGAAAGAAGAGATGGGTGAAATCCTCGCAAAAGTTGACGAACCGCTTAATATTGAAGGCAAAATGCCTTTTGTTATTCTGATGGTGGGCGTTAACGGCGTGGGTAAAACCACCACTATCGGCAAGCTGGCGCGTCAGTTTGAACAGCAAGGTAAATCGGTGATGCTGGCCGCGGGGGATACCTTCCGTGCCGCCGCCGTTGAGCAGCTGCAGGTGTGGGGCCAGCGCAACAATATTCCGGTGATTGCCCAGCACACCGGCGCAGACTCCGCATCGGTAATTTTCGATGCGATTCAGGCGGCGAAAGCGCGCAATGTTGATGTCCTGATTGCCGATACCGCAGGGCGTCTGCAGAATAAATCGCACCTGATGGAAGAGCTGAAGAAGATCGTCCGCGTGATGAAAAAGCTGGACGAAGATGCACCGCATGAAATTATGCTGACTATTGATGCCAGCACCGGACAGAACGCCATCAGCCAGGCGAAGCTGTTCCATGAAGCGGTAGGGCTGACCGGGATCACGCTGACCAAGCTGGATGGCACCGCGAAAGGCGGGGTGATCTTCTCGGTAGCGGATCAGTTTGGTATTCCTATCCGCTACATTGGTGTTGGCGAACGTATCGAAGATTTACGTCCGTTTAAATCGGGCGACTTTATTGAGGCACTTTTTGCCCGAGAGGATTAA
- the rpoH gene encoding RNA polymerase sigma factor RpoH → MTKEMQTLALAPVGNLESYIRAANTWPMLTAEEEKELAEKLHYQGDLEAAKTLILSHLRFVVHVARNYAGYGLPQADLIQEGNIGLMKAVRRFNPEVGVRLVSFAVHWIKAEIHEYVLRNWRIVKVATTKAQRKLFFNLRKTKQRLGWFNQDEVEMVARELGVSSKDVREMESRMAAQDMTFDMSSDDDASDSQPMAPVLYLQDKSSNFADGIEDDNWEEQAANKLTYAMEGLDERSQDIIRARWLDEDNKSTLQELADRYGVSAERVRQLEKNAMKKLRAAIEA, encoded by the coding sequence ATGACCAAAGAAATGCAAACTTTAGCTTTAGCCCCTGTTGGTAACCTGGAATCTTACATCCGGGCCGCTAACACCTGGCCGATGTTGACGGCCGAGGAAGAAAAGGAGCTTGCTGAAAAGCTGCATTACCAGGGCGATCTGGAAGCAGCTAAGACGCTGATCCTGTCTCACCTGCGCTTTGTTGTTCACGTTGCTCGTAATTACGCGGGCTACGGCCTGCCGCAGGCAGACCTGATCCAGGAAGGTAACATTGGCCTGATGAAGGCGGTGCGTCGCTTCAACCCGGAAGTGGGTGTGCGTCTGGTCTCCTTTGCTGTGCACTGGATCAAAGCGGAAATCCACGAATACGTGCTGCGTAACTGGCGTATCGTGAAGGTCGCCACCACCAAAGCACAGCGTAAACTGTTCTTTAACCTGCGTAAAACCAAGCAGCGTCTGGGCTGGTTCAACCAGGACGAAGTGGAAATGGTTGCCCGCGAGCTGGGCGTCTCCAGCAAAGACGTGCGTGAGATGGAATCGCGGATGGCCGCGCAGGACATGACCTTTGATATGTCCTCTGACGACGATGCCTCCGACAGCCAGCCGATGGCCCCGGTCCTCTATCTGCAGGATAAGTCATCTAACTTTGCCGACGGCATTGAAGATGATAACTGGGAGGAGCAGGCCGCCAACAAGCTGACCTATGCAATGGAAGGCCTTGACGAGCGTAGCCAGGATATCATCCGTGCCCGCTGGCTGGACGAAGACAACAAGTCCACCCTGCAGGAGCTGGCCGACCGCTATGGTGTCTCCGCTGAACGTGTGCGTCAGCTGGAAAAGAACGCCATGAAAAAACTTCGCGCCGCTATCGAAGCGTAA
- the ftsE gene encoding cell division ATP-binding protein FtsE, with translation MIRFEHVSKAYLGGRQALQGVTFHLQPGEMAFLTGHSGAGKSTLLKLICGIERPSAGKIWFSGHDISRLKNREVPFLRRQIGMIFQDHHLLMDRTVFDNVAIPLIIAGASGDDIRRRVSAALDKVGLLDKAKNFPIQLSGGEQQRVGIARAVVNKPAVLLADEPTGNLDDALSEGILRLFEEFNRVGVTVLMATHDMGLIARRSYRMLTLSDGHLHGGLGE, from the coding sequence ATGATTCGCTTTGAACACGTCAGCAAGGCCTATCTCGGTGGGAGACAAGCGCTGCAGGGAGTGACATTCCACCTGCAGCCGGGCGAGATGGCATTTCTGACCGGCCACTCCGGCGCGGGGAAAAGTACCCTGCTCAAGCTTATCTGTGGGATCGAACGGCCAAGCGCCGGGAAAATCTGGTTCAGTGGCCACGACATCAGCCGCCTGAAAAACCGCGAAGTGCCGTTTCTGCGTCGGCAGATCGGTATGATTTTCCAGGATCACCATCTGCTGATGGACCGCACGGTCTTCGACAACGTGGCGATCCCGCTGATTATCGCGGGCGCCAGCGGGGATGATATTCGTCGTCGCGTATCGGCGGCGCTGGATAAGGTCGGGCTGCTGGACAAAGCGAAGAACTTCCCTATCCAGCTTTCCGGCGGTGAACAGCAGCGCGTGGGCATTGCCCGCGCGGTGGTGAACAAACCGGCGGTGCTGCTGGCGGATGAACCGACCGGTAACCTGGACGACGCCCTTTCCGAAGGGATCCTGCGTCTGTTTGAGGAGTTTAACCGCGTGGGGGTGACAGTACTGATGGCGACGCACGACATGGGGCTGATTGCTCGTCGTTCGTACCGCATGCTGACGCTCAGCGACGGTCATTTGCACGGAGGCCTCGGTGAATAA
- a CDS encoding DUF2500 domain-containing protein — MSKMPLFFIIVLAIIVVAASFRFVQQRREKADNDAAPLLQKRVVVSNKREKALNDRRSRQQQVTPAGTSMRYEASFKPESGGLEMTFRLDEKQYHQLTVGDKGTLRYKGSRFEGFDPAP, encoded by the coding sequence ATGAGCAAGATGCCGCTCTTTTTTATTATCGTTCTGGCAATTATCGTCGTTGCCGCGTCATTTCGCTTTGTGCAGCAGCGTCGGGAAAAGGCCGATAACGACGCCGCGCCGCTGCTGCAAAAGCGGGTGGTGGTGAGCAATAAACGGGAAAAAGCGCTAAACGATCGTCGATCGCGTCAGCAGCAGGTTACGCCTGCCGGCACCAGCATGCGCTATGAAGCGAGCTTTAAGCCGGAAAGCGGCGGTCTGGAGATGACCTTTCGCCTCGACGAGAAGCAGTACCATCAGCTGACGGTGGGGGATAAAGGAACGTTGCGTTACAAGGGGTCACGGTTTGAGGGGTTTGATCCGGCGCCGTAG
- a CDS encoding DUF1145 family protein, whose translation MPVLINLGRLLMLGVWAFLLLNLVHPFPRPMNIFVNVALIFTSFMHALQMVMLKNGLPKDGPQMTGWQQARVFIFGVFELLVWMKKFKAQAKK comes from the coding sequence ATGCCGGTACTGATTAATCTGGGTCGTTTGCTGATGCTGGGGGTCTGGGCATTTTTGCTCCTCAACCTCGTCCACCCGTTCCCACGCCCGATGAACATTTTTGTTAACGTGGCGCTGATTTTTACCTCGTTTATGCATGCCCTGCAGATGGTGATGCTAAAAAACGGCTTACCGAAAGACGGTCCGCAGATGACCGGCTGGCAGCAGGCCCGCGTCTTTATCTTCGGCGTGTTTGAGCTGCTGGTGTGGATGAAGAAATTTAAAGCGCAGGCGAAGAAGTAA